Below is a genomic region from uncultured Fusobacterium sp..
AAAAGATAAAGTAAAAAATATTTTAGAAATTTTAAATAAAAAATTTGGTAAACCAGAGTGTGCTTTAAAATATAATACACCTTTTGAACTTTTAGTAGCAGTTATATTATCAGCTCAATGTACAGATGTAAGAGTAAATATTGTTACAGCAGAGATGTATAAAACTGTAAATACTCCAGAACAATTTGCTGAGTTGCCTTTAGAGAAAATAGAAGAGATGATTAAAAGTACAGGATTTTATAGAAATAAAGCTAAAAATATAAAATTATGTAGTCAACAACTTCTATCAGAGTATGGAGGAAATATCCCACAAGAGATGGAAAAATTAGTAAAGTTAGCTGGAGTTGGAAGAAAGACAGCAAATGTGGTAAGAGGAGAAATTTGGGGACTTGCTGATGGTATTACTGTAGATACTCATGTGAAAAGATTATCAAATTTAATAGGATTAACTAAAAATGAGGATCCTATAAAAATAGAACAAGATTTAATGAAAATTGTTCCTAAAGATAGTTGGATAGATTTTTCACACTATTTAATATTACAAGGAAGAGATAAG
It encodes:
- the nth gene encoding endonuclease III; its protein translation is MTKKDKVKNILEILNKKFGKPECALKYNTPFELLVAVILSAQCTDVRVNIVTAEMYKTVNTPEQFAELPLEKIEEMIKSTGFYRNKAKNIKLCSQQLLSEYGGNIPQEMEKLVKLAGVGRKTANVVRGEIWGLADGITVDTHVKRLSNLIGLTKNEDPIKIEQDLMKIVPKDSWIDFSHYLILQGRDKCIARRPKCQECEINQYCTYGKKKLINS